A genome region from Nocardia sp. NBC_01730 includes the following:
- a CDS encoding DUF3054 domain-containing protein — protein sequence MRKLVPLVADAMLVVLFCVIGRRSHDEAVLPGLLRTLWPFAIGLAAGWTIAVTVGRQIGKTGHERFDGVAPWPTGILVWLGTLGGGMLLRVVSGQGTAFSFVLVASAVLALFLLGWRAAIKALN from the coding sequence GTGAGGAAACTGGTGCCGTTGGTGGCGGACGCGATGCTCGTCGTCCTCTTCTGTGTGATCGGCAGGCGCAGCCACGACGAAGCGGTACTGCCCGGACTGCTGCGCACCCTGTGGCCCTTTGCGATCGGACTCGCGGCCGGCTGGACCATCGCCGTCACGGTCGGCCGACAGATCGGCAAGACCGGCCATGAGCGGTTCGACGGCGTTGCCCCGTGGCCCACCGGAATCCTGGTCTGGCTCGGCACCCTCGGCGGCGGCATGCTGCTGCGTGTGGTGAGTGGTCAGGGAACAGCATTCAGTTTCGTGCTGGTCGCGAGCGCGGTGCTCGCGCTGTTCCTGCTCGGCTGGCGCGCGGCGATCAAAGCCTTGAATTGA
- a CDS encoding nitroreductase family deazaflavin-dependent oxidoreductase — protein sequence MDLGTRYIGPTGIDPIVNRIANLLPRLGISVMGPRLLAVRGRKSGEWRTTMVNLMVREDSARFLVAPRGHTQWVRNLRAAGGGELRLGRKVEAFTATEIADADKVPLLRLYLRKWGWEVGKFFEGVTKDATDEELAAIAPGFPVFQIK from the coding sequence ATGGATCTCGGCACCCGCTACATCGGCCCCACGGGTATCGATCCGATTGTGAACCGGATCGCCAATCTGCTACCCAGGCTGGGGATCAGCGTGATGGGGCCGCGCCTGCTCGCGGTTCGCGGACGTAAGAGCGGCGAGTGGCGGACCACGATGGTCAACCTGATGGTGCGGGAGGACAGCGCCCGCTTCCTCGTCGCACCGCGTGGGCACACACAATGGGTGCGTAACCTGCGTGCGGCGGGGGGCGGCGAGCTGCGGCTCGGTCGCAAAGTCGAGGCGTTCACCGCCACCGAGATCGCCGACGCCGACAAGGTGCCGCTGCTGCGGCTCTACCTGCGGAAGTGGGGCTGGGAGGTTGGCAAGTTCTTCGAGGGCGTGACCAAAGATGCCACCGACGAGGAGCTTGCCGCCATCGCACCCGGCTTTCCGGTGTTTCAGATCAAGTGA
- the macS gene encoding MacS family sensor histidine kinase, with amino-acid sequence MTARRRAEPRSADVATTPLWRAAQALRLVTLLYAVGQQIASVPYYTNQRLSWVLIALMAVWSGVSAIMSAQWHFPDAVRLRRWVVAGDHLVVIGLMAATRLVADYDWYHGHQTLPTTLWATNAVIGAAILRGPIAGVLSGALISSVALTVRDQWGQDVWTDATVPVLVSVGLALGLAANTARRAQDQLERAVRLTAATEERERLSREVHDGVLQVLSFIKRRGSEIGGATAELAHRAGEQEVALRVLISEQADRRDSGGAEVDLRPLLTAQATPKVSVSTPGTPVQVGRWAANEIAAAVATALSNVDLHAGPDANAYVLLEDTGDELVVTVRDDGVGIPPGRLAEAEAEGRMGVSRSIVGRIAALGGSADLLTEIDGGVGFGTEWEIRVSRTSASGQ; translated from the coding sequence ATGACGGCACGTCGAAGGGCTGAGCCGCGCTCGGCCGACGTGGCGACCACTCCGCTGTGGCGGGCAGCCCAGGCGCTGCGGCTGGTGACACTGCTGTACGCGGTCGGCCAGCAGATCGCCTCGGTGCCGTACTACACGAACCAGCGGCTGAGCTGGGTGCTCATCGCGTTGATGGCGGTGTGGTCGGGCGTGTCGGCGATCATGTCGGCGCAATGGCATTTTCCCGATGCGGTCCGGCTGCGCCGCTGGGTGGTGGCTGGCGACCATCTGGTGGTGATCGGACTGATGGCCGCCACGCGGCTGGTCGCCGACTACGACTGGTACCACGGGCATCAGACGTTGCCGACGACGCTCTGGGCCACCAATGCCGTGATCGGGGCCGCGATCCTGCGCGGTCCGATCGCGGGCGTGCTGTCCGGCGCGCTGATCTCCTCAGTGGCGCTGACCGTACGCGACCAGTGGGGACAGGACGTGTGGACGGATGCGACCGTGCCGGTGCTCGTCTCGGTCGGACTGGCACTGGGGCTTGCCGCCAACACCGCGCGCCGCGCCCAGGATCAGTTGGAGCGTGCCGTGCGCCTGACCGCGGCTACCGAAGAGCGCGAACGCCTTTCGCGCGAGGTGCACGACGGCGTGTTGCAGGTACTCAGCTTCATCAAGCGGCGTGGAAGCGAGATCGGCGGCGCCACCGCGGAATTGGCGCATCGAGCCGGGGAACAAGAAGTGGCGCTGCGGGTGCTGATCTCCGAGCAGGCCGATCGCCGTGACTCCGGCGGGGCCGAGGTCGATCTGCGGCCTCTGCTCACCGCGCAGGCCACGCCGAAGGTGTCGGTGTCGACGCCCGGCACTCCGGTTCAGGTCGGGCGATGGGCGGCGAACGAGATCGCTGCGGCCGTCGCCACCGCGCTGTCGAATGTCGACCTGCACGCCGGGCCGGACGCGAATGCTTATGTGCTGCTGGAGGACACCGGTGACGAGCTGGTGGTCACCGTGCGTGACGACGGCGTCGGTATCCCGCCGGGACGGCTGGCCGAGGCGGAAGCTGAAGGGCGGATGGGGGTATCGCGGTCGATCGTCGGGCGGATTGCGGCGCTCGGCGGGAGCGCGGACCTGCTGACCGAGATCGACGGCGGTGTCGGGTTCGGCACCGAATGGGAAATCCGGGTATCGCGGACATCAGCGAGCGGACAATGA
- a CDS encoding adenylate/guanylate cyclase domain-containing protein — MRTRWPLYLTSMLLANAFGAVLVWAFIQYGLPVPEGEASGARRTGLLIPALVFATGGLLSMAASALMLRPVMRWQMRGGPPSRQEQMAALHAPLRQAILHLALWLIGGAILAAVIIKDTPALAGAVIITECMAATIVFGFTYMLGERILRPVAAQALTEGIFDHTLTPGVGTRMAMTWGMGTFAPTIAIVLLCVTQISSEVKFSAQSLAISILLLCGVVIMQALALSMLTGSSISDPVRQLSQAIDRVQGGARDVQVEVFDGSEIGLLQVGFNRMMEEAAKRRQLQELFGQHVGEEVAQRALDYGTELGGETRFVAVLFVDMVGSTATAAERPPTEVVSLLNEFFRIVVDVIDRHNGFVNKFVGDAALAIFGAPLDRPDAPTAALAAARELRETLREVPGLDIGIGVSAGLAVAGNIGAANRFEYTVIGDPVNEASRLTELAKDRPGRTLASGSALYFADESEQDQWETGDEVQLRGRRKKTLLAWPKDGADARDDADAETVRSLG, encoded by the coding sequence ATGCGAACGCGCTGGCCGTTGTACCTGACATCGATGCTGCTGGCGAATGCTTTCGGCGCGGTTCTGGTGTGGGCGTTCATCCAGTACGGGCTGCCGGTCCCCGAGGGTGAGGCCTCCGGGGCCAGGCGCACCGGCCTGCTGATCCCGGCCCTGGTCTTCGCGACCGGCGGCCTGCTCAGCATGGCCGCCTCCGCGCTGATGCTGCGTCCGGTGATGCGCTGGCAGATGCGCGGCGGACCGCCAAGCCGCCAAGAGCAGATGGCCGCGCTGCACGCGCCGCTACGCCAGGCGATCCTGCATCTGGCACTGTGGCTGATCGGCGGCGCGATCCTCGCGGCGGTCATCATCAAGGACACCCCCGCGCTGGCGGGAGCGGTCATCATCACCGAATGCATGGCCGCCACCATTGTGTTCGGCTTCACCTACATGCTGGGCGAACGCATCCTACGCCCGGTCGCGGCCCAGGCGCTGACCGAGGGAATCTTCGACCACACCCTCACCCCGGGCGTCGGCACCAGGATGGCGATGACCTGGGGCATGGGTACCTTCGCTCCGACCATCGCCATCGTGCTGCTGTGCGTCACCCAGATCTCCTCGGAGGTGAAGTTCTCCGCGCAGTCGCTGGCCATCTCCATCCTGCTGCTGTGTGGCGTGGTGATCATGCAGGCCCTCGCGCTGTCCATGCTCACCGGCTCCAGCATCTCCGACCCGGTGCGCCAGCTCAGCCAGGCCATCGACCGCGTGCAGGGGGGCGCGCGCGACGTGCAGGTCGAGGTCTTCGACGGCAGCGAGATCGGGTTGCTGCAGGTCGGCTTCAACCGGATGATGGAGGAGGCCGCCAAGCGTCGTCAGCTGCAGGAGTTGTTCGGCCAGCACGTGGGCGAGGAAGTGGCGCAGCGCGCGCTCGACTACGGCACCGAGCTCGGCGGCGAGACCCGGTTCGTCGCGGTGCTGTTCGTCGACATGGTCGGTTCCACCGCGACCGCCGCCGAGCGTCCGCCGACCGAGGTGGTGAGCCTGCTCAACGAGTTCTTCCGGATCGTGGTCGATGTGATCGACCGCCACAACGGCTTCGTGAACAAGTTCGTCGGTGACGCGGCGCTGGCCATCTTCGGCGCGCCGCTGGACCGGCCGGACGCGCCGACCGCCGCGCTGGCCGCCGCGCGCGAACTGCGCGAAACCCTGCGGGAAGTTCCGGGTCTCGATATCGGAATCGGCGTTTCGGCGGGTCTCGCCGTCGCCGGAAATATCGGTGCCGCAAACCGTTTCGAATACACCGTGATCGGAGACCCGGTCAATGAGGCGTCCCGACTCACCGAACTGGCCAAGGACCGGCCCGGCCGGACACTTGCCTCGGGCAGCGCACTGTATTTCGCCGATGAAAGCGAGCAGGACCAGTGGGAGACCGGCGACGAGGTACAGCTGCGCGGCAGGCGCAAAAAAACGCTGTTGGCCTGGCCGAAAGACGGGGCCGACGCACGCGACGATGCAGACGCCGAAACGGTGCGTTCGTTAGGCTGA
- a CDS encoding lysylphosphatidylglycerol synthase transmembrane domain-containing protein translates to MTANGELAGQPAPPPTADSRRGKFWWLKWVLGVALLALLIAEGVYLWPRLHESWRKLTEIHWGWVAACIWMQALSMSGFARVQKQLLNAGGVAVSQRKSVAVVYGATAMSVTLPAGQVFSTAFTYRQTRRWGASPIVASWQLVFSGVVAAVGLALLGVGGTLLAGGRVGPFKLILSLAAVAALVWAGNHMSRHPGLLDTLLRRLLTLANRLRKRPPDQGAGKIAEVLGQLESVDLGKRDGAWVTMWALVHRFADVACLGAACYAVGADPRVAGLLLAFTVGKAVGSIPFAPGGIVYVDATLIYGLTAAAGLPAAQAVAAAFVYRLVSFILVAIVGWIVFLFRFRTRQADDAEFEKEFEQRRL, encoded by the coding sequence GTGACGGCCAACGGGGAACTGGCAGGACAACCTGCGCCGCCGCCCACGGCGGATTCCCGCCGTGGCAAATTCTGGTGGCTCAAATGGGTGCTCGGGGTCGCCCTGCTGGCGTTGCTCATCGCCGAGGGCGTGTATCTCTGGCCGCGCCTGCACGAATCATGGCGAAAACTCACCGAGATACATTGGGGCTGGGTGGCGGCCTGTATCTGGATGCAGGCGTTGTCGATGAGCGGCTTCGCGAGGGTGCAGAAACAACTGCTCAACGCGGGCGGCGTCGCGGTCAGCCAGCGCAAATCCGTCGCGGTGGTCTACGGCGCGACCGCCATGTCGGTGACCCTGCCGGCGGGCCAGGTGTTCTCCACCGCCTTCACCTATCGGCAGACCAGGCGCTGGGGCGCGAGCCCGATCGTCGCCTCGTGGCAGCTGGTCTTCTCCGGCGTGGTCGCCGCAGTGGGTCTGGCGCTGCTCGGCGTGGGCGGAACACTGCTGGCGGGTGGCCGGGTCGGCCCGTTCAAGCTGATCCTCTCGCTGGCCGCCGTCGCCGCGCTGGTCTGGGCGGGCAACCATATGTCGCGCCATCCCGGCTTGCTGGACACACTGCTGCGCAGGCTGCTCACGCTGGCCAACCGATTGCGCAAGCGCCCGCCGGACCAGGGCGCCGGCAAGATCGCCGAGGTGCTCGGCCAGCTGGAATCGGTCGACCTCGGCAAGCGTGACGGCGCATGGGTCACCATGTGGGCGCTGGTGCACCGGTTCGCCGACGTGGCCTGCCTCGGTGCGGCGTGTTACGCGGTGGGCGCCGATCCGCGAGTCGCCGGCCTGCTGCTCGCGTTCACCGTGGGCAAGGCGGTCGGCTCGATTCCGTTCGCGCCCGGTGGCATCGTCTATGTCGACGCGACGCTGATATACGGCCTCACCGCGGCCGCCGGACTGCCCGCCGCACAGGCAGTTGCCGCGGCGTTCGTGTACCGGCTGGTGAGCTTCATCTTGGTCGCCATCGTCGGCTGGATCGTGTTCCTGTTCCGGTTCCGCACCCGGCAGGCCGACGACGCCGAGTTCGAAAAGGAATTCGAACAGCGGCGACTGTAA
- a CDS encoding NTF2-like N-terminal transpeptidase domain-containing protein → MALMGVASLAIGIGSCGIHEKQSEAETVVERFADLLDDRDYAKAADLTSYPTAASATLKQMFEGLNPGKVDYRTTQFIGLDAQSGIFSMDVDWTFGEQKTWTYSLQGNIRKLAIGWRISWEPSIVMPQLSHNRNVRLVRTLPSPAPRVNDIAGEPLMTEQIINVIKLDPAKTPDPVASSDALAKAIEPVAPLITGGSLMQQLAASQGKPVVAVNLREGDFAILEPRMAPIPGVVMEKQPRLISADRRVWSPMLDALRKVQQESQEAHSGWGVQLFEQDGRFVGQLAGQQGPPGPDIAGTMDQRLQRAAEDAVVSVGTPASIVAIQPSSGAVVAVAQNSYATEHGPVAFTGLYPVGGNIDLFRLVAAAAKGKPPQDVSVQDAAEAATALGVGIDFKVPGLDEVTGRPAIAGRSAEQVRQGGGSDAVLASPFGMAIAAAAVARGSVPPPMIEVARPSTTDAQLGPLSPEAADRLRGRLRDATNAPELASVRRYRDVNAFAATAGPDGWLIGTMGDLAFAIHISDVDSGDATARMAARMLQALATPEP, encoded by the coding sequence ATGGCACTCATGGGGGTGGCATCGCTCGCGATCGGGATCGGCTCGTGCGGGATACATGAGAAGCAGAGTGAAGCCGAGACCGTTGTCGAACGCTTCGCCGATCTGCTCGACGATCGGGACTACGCCAAGGCGGCGGACCTGACGTCGTACCCCACGGCGGCTTCAGCAACTTTGAAGCAAATGTTTGAGGGCCTCAATCCGGGCAAGGTCGACTACCGAACGACCCAATTCATCGGTCTCGACGCCCAGTCCGGGATCTTCAGCATGGACGTCGACTGGACCTTCGGTGAGCAGAAGACCTGGACCTACAGCTTGCAGGGCAATATCCGCAAGCTGGCCATCGGCTGGCGGATCTCCTGGGAGCCCTCGATCGTCATGCCGCAGCTTTCGCACAATCGGAACGTTCGGCTGGTGCGGACTCTGCCGTCGCCCGCGCCTCGGGTCAACGACATCGCCGGTGAGCCGCTGATGACCGAGCAGATCATCAACGTGATCAAGCTCGACCCCGCGAAGACGCCGGACCCGGTCGCCTCGTCCGACGCGCTGGCCAAGGCCATCGAGCCGGTCGCGCCACTGATCACCGGGGGATCGCTCATGCAACAGCTGGCCGCCTCGCAGGGCAAGCCGGTGGTCGCGGTGAATCTGCGCGAGGGCGATTTCGCCATCCTGGAACCGCGGATGGCGCCGATTCCCGGTGTGGTCATGGAGAAGCAGCCGCGGCTGATCTCCGCCGACCGCCGGGTCTGGTCGCCGATGCTGGACGCGCTGCGCAAGGTGCAGCAGGAAAGCCAGGAGGCACACTCCGGGTGGGGTGTCCAGCTTTTCGAGCAGGACGGACGGTTCGTCGGTCAGCTCGCAGGTCAGCAGGGCCCGCCGGGGCCGGACATCGCGGGCACCATGGACCAGCGCCTGCAGCGCGCCGCCGAGGACGCGGTGGTCAGCGTGGGCACGCCGGCCTCGATCGTGGCGATCCAGCCATCCAGCGGCGCGGTGGTCGCGGTCGCGCAGAACAGTTACGCCACCGAGCACGGTCCGGTGGCGTTCACCGGGCTCTACCCGGTCGGCGGCAACATCGACCTGTTCCGTCTCGTCGCCGCAGCGGCAAAAGGCAAGCCGCCGCAGGACGTCTCGGTGCAGGACGCGGCCGAAGCGGCGACCGCCCTCGGGGTCGGCATCGACTTCAAAGTGCCCGGCCTCGATGAGGTGACCGGCAGGCCCGCGATCGCGGGACGCAGCGCCGAACAGGTGCGCCAGGGCGGTGGTTCGGACGCGGTGCTGGCCAGCCCATTCGGAATGGCGATCGCCGCGGCAGCCGTCGCGCGCGGCTCGGTGCCGCCGCCGATGATCGAGGTCGCCCGGCCGAGTACCACCGACGCACAGCTCGGTCCGCTGTCGCCCGAGGCCGCCGACCGGCTGCGTGGCAGGCTGCGCGACGCGACGAACGCGCCCGAACTCGCGAGCGTGCGGCGCTACCGGGACGTCAACGCGTTCGCCGCGACCGCGGGCCCGGACGGCTGGCTCATCGGGACCATGGGCGATCTGGCCTTCGCGATCCACATCAGCGACGTGGACAGCGGCGACGCGACGGCCCGGATGGCGGCCAGGATGCTGCAGGCGCTGGCGACCCCGGAGCCTTGA
- a CDS encoding DUF1707 SHOCT-like domain-containing protein, translated as MGGLESVSNVVGSGGGVGDRELRVSDVEREHVGQLLQRAVGLGMLSLGEFTERMDTALVAKTRGELNAVLIDLPGVRLVGRPAVPPPTFVNTSPSLVKSQPGTVNAGSVIRARMSGVNRRGPWQVAPSLYLNTWLSGVTLDFTEAIMSTQVVELRVDDYCSSLNLIVPAAATVDLNGLDLLGSSVNNKVRTGPPLGPLHLVVHGRMRFGSVTAKHPFIAHWRRLMGR; from the coding sequence ATGGGCGGCCTCGAATCGGTATCCAATGTGGTCGGCTCCGGCGGCGGAGTAGGCGACCGGGAACTGCGCGTATCCGATGTGGAGCGCGAACACGTCGGTCAACTGCTGCAGCGCGCCGTCGGGCTCGGCATGCTCTCGCTCGGCGAGTTCACCGAGCGGATGGACACCGCGCTGGTCGCCAAGACTCGTGGCGAACTGAACGCCGTGCTCATCGATCTGCCCGGCGTCCGGCTGGTCGGCCGGCCCGCCGTACCGCCTCCGACCTTCGTGAACACTTCGCCCTCGCTGGTCAAGAGCCAGCCCGGCACCGTGAACGCGGGCAGCGTGATCCGTGCGCGGATGTCCGGGGTGAACCGGCGCGGCCCGTGGCAGGTGGCGCCCTCGCTGTACCTGAACACGTGGCTGTCCGGCGTCACCTTGGACTTCACCGAGGCGATCATGTCCACCCAGGTGGTCGAGTTGCGCGTCGACGACTACTGCAGTTCGCTCAACCTGATCGTGCCCGCGGCGGCGACGGTGGACCTGAACGGTCTGGACCTGCTCGGCTCCAGTGTGAACAACAAGGTCCGCACCGGACCGCCGCTGGGGCCGCTGCACCTGGTTGTGCACGGCCGGATGCGATTCGGGTCGGTGACCGCCAAACATCCGTTCATCGCGCACTGGCGCCGTTTGATGGGTCGCTGA
- a CDS encoding AI-2E family transporter encodes MTDPKSSSARKGGLAGPAAEAVHPIVRVSAEWGWRLLVLFALAIALATIVQRLATVVIPLAIALLAAALLAPLVDWMQRLGVPRAVGVFVALVGSLGVVAGIMTFVVEQFVAGVPQLTDEFTHSIHQIQDWLISGPLQLSNEQIRNAGDTIVKAIQSNQDSLTSGALTTATVIGELLTGIFLTLFILIFFLYSGDQIWQFVTRIIPARQRERVRTAGQLGFGTLVGFVRATVAVAAVDAIGIGAGLGILGVPLALPLASLVFIGAFIPIIGAFLAGFIAVFIALVTKGLVTALIVLGIIIAVMQLEGHVLQPLLLGRAVSIHPLAVVLAITAGVVLGGIAGGLLAVPFVAVMNTAIRSLLADSPEELFEELRTGDEHRKLYSAEPDQPDPGRFDVAATLVEAAEKKAESASTGPEPDDGTSKG; translated from the coding sequence ATGACCGACCCGAAGTCAAGTTCAGCGCGGAAGGGCGGCCTGGCGGGGCCCGCCGCGGAAGCGGTGCATCCGATCGTGCGCGTGTCGGCGGAGTGGGGCTGGCGGCTGCTGGTGCTGTTCGCGCTGGCGATCGCACTCGCGACCATCGTGCAACGACTGGCCACGGTGGTCATCCCGCTCGCCATCGCGCTGCTCGCGGCCGCGCTGCTCGCGCCGCTGGTGGATTGGATGCAGCGGCTGGGGGTGCCTCGCGCGGTGGGGGTCTTCGTCGCGCTGGTCGGGTCGCTCGGCGTGGTCGCGGGCATCATGACCTTCGTCGTCGAGCAGTTCGTCGCCGGTGTGCCGCAGCTGACCGACGAGTTCACCCACAGCATCCATCAGATCCAGGACTGGCTGATCAGCGGGCCGCTGCAGCTGAGCAACGAGCAAATTCGCAACGCGGGCGACACTATCGTCAAGGCCATCCAGTCCAATCAGGACAGCCTGACCAGCGGTGCGCTCACCACCGCGACTGTCATCGGCGAATTGCTCACCGGCATTTTTCTGACACTGTTCATCCTCATCTTCTTCCTCTACAGCGGCGATCAGATCTGGCAGTTCGTCACCAGGATCATCCCTGCTCGACAGCGGGAGCGGGTGCGCACCGCGGGGCAGCTCGGGTTCGGGACGCTGGTCGGGTTCGTCCGCGCGACCGTTGCGGTCGCGGCGGTGGATGCCATCGGCATCGGTGCGGGGCTCGGCATTCTCGGTGTGCCGCTGGCGCTTCCGCTGGCCTCGCTGGTGTTCATCGGCGCGTTCATCCCGATCATCGGCGCTTTCCTCGCCGGGTTCATCGCTGTGTTCATCGCGCTGGTGACCAAGGGCCTAGTCACCGCCCTGATCGTGCTCGGCATCATCATCGCGGTGATGCAGCTCGAGGGGCACGTGCTGCAGCCGCTGCTGCTCGGCAGGGCGGTCAGCATCCATCCGCTCGCCGTGGTGCTGGCGATCACCGCGGGCGTGGTGCTCGGCGGGATCGCGGGTGGTCTGCTCGCCGTGCCGTTCGTCGCGGTGATGAACACGGCGATCCGGTCGCTGCTCGCGGACAGTCCCGAGGAGCTGTTCGAGGAACTGCGGACCGGTGACGAACACCGCAAGCTGTATTCGGCCGAACCGGATCAACCCGATCCCGGCCGGTTCGACGTGGCCGCGACGTTGGTCGAGGCGGCGGAGAAGAAGGCGGAATCCGCCTCCACCGGTCCGGAACCCGATGACGGCACGTCGAAGGGCTGA
- a CDS encoding MerR family transcriptional regulator gives MRIGELAARTGVSERSLRYYEEQKMLVSDRTPGGHRDYPERAVDRVIHIQELLAAGLTSKKIAQILPCMRDADGGPNEYATPKLVAELETERDRITRTIADLVRSRDVLDEVIDRAAEHRAV, from the coding sequence ATGCGAATCGGGGAGCTTGCCGCACGCACCGGCGTCAGCGAGCGGTCGCTGCGCTACTACGAGGAACAGAAGATGCTGGTATCCGACCGCACACCCGGCGGCCATCGCGACTACCCGGAACGGGCGGTGGATCGGGTCATCCACATTCAGGAGTTGCTCGCGGCAGGCCTCACCAGCAAGAAGATCGCACAGATCCTGCCGTGCATGCGGGATGCGGACGGCGGCCCCAACGAGTACGCCACCCCGAAGCTGGTGGCCGAGCTGGAGACCGAACGGGATCGCATCACCCGTACCATCGCCGATCTCGTTCGCTCGCGCGACGTGCTCGACGAGGTGATCGATCGGGCGGCCGAGCACCGCGCGGTCTAG
- the aroQ gene encoding type II 3-dehydroquinate dehydratase — MAVTVDATPGPILVLNGPNLNMLGTRQPEVYGSTTLDDVVELCKRTAARFDREIVAFQSNSEGALIDRIHQARGTESGIVINPGGLTHTSVALRDALVIPELPIVEVHISNVHAREEFRHHSYISPIATAVVAGMGIQGYATAIEFLARSA, encoded by the coding sequence ATGGCTGTGACTGTCGACGCGACGCCGGGCCCGATCCTCGTCCTCAACGGCCCCAATCTGAACATGCTCGGCACCCGCCAGCCGGAGGTGTACGGGTCGACGACGCTCGACGACGTCGTGGAACTGTGCAAGCGGACCGCGGCGAGATTCGACAGGGAGATCGTCGCCTTCCAGTCCAATTCCGAGGGCGCTCTGATCGATCGAATCCATCAGGCGCGCGGCACCGAGTCGGGCATCGTCATCAACCCCGGCGGCCTCACCCACACCTCGGTGGCGCTGCGGGACGCACTGGTGATTCCGGAGCTCCCCATCGTCGAGGTGCACATCAGCAACGTGCACGCGCGAGAGGAGTTCCGGCACCACTCCTACATCTCCCCGATCGCCACCGCGGTGGTCGCGGGGATGGGAATCCAGGGCTACGCTACCGCGATCGAATTCCTCGCCCGCTCGGCGTGA
- a CDS encoding response regulator transcription factor, producing the protein MMDEGARTISVMVVDDHPMWREGVSRDLTEAGFQVTATADGVGAATRRAAAVRPDVVLMDMQLPDGNGAQATAEVLRVSPESRVLVLSASAERADVLDAIKAGASGYLVKSASAAELIAAVRATAAGQPVFTPGLAGLVLGEYRRMATAPAQPDEPHRPALTERETEVLRMVAKGMSAKQIASRLGLSHRTVENHVQATLRKLQLANRVELTRYAIEQGLE; encoded by the coding sequence ATGATGGACGAGGGGGCTCGGACCATTTCGGTGATGGTGGTGGACGACCACCCGATGTGGCGGGAAGGCGTGTCCCGCGACCTCACCGAGGCCGGATTTCAGGTGACGGCCACGGCCGACGGCGTCGGCGCGGCGACCAGGCGGGCCGCGGCGGTGCGACCGGACGTGGTGCTGATGGATATGCAGCTGCCCGACGGCAACGGAGCGCAGGCCACCGCCGAGGTGCTTCGGGTGTCGCCGGAGAGTCGGGTGCTGGTGCTCTCGGCGTCGGCCGAGCGCGCCGACGTGCTGGACGCGATCAAGGCCGGGGCGTCGGGGTACCTGGTGAAGAGCGCGTCGGCGGCGGAGCTGATCGCGGCCGTGCGCGCGACCGCCGCAGGTCAGCCGGTGTTCACGCCTGGGCTTGCGGGGCTGGTGCTCGGCGAGTACCGGCGGATGGCCACCGCACCGGCTCAGCCCGACGAGCCGCACCGGCCCGCGCTCACCGAACGGGAGACCGAGGTGCTCCGGATGGTGGCGAAAGGAATGTCCGCAAAGCAGATCGCGTCACGGCTCGGACTCAGCCACCGCACGGTGGAGAACCATGTACAGGCCACGTTGCGAAAACTGCAGCTGGCGAACCGGGTCGAACTGACCCGCTACGCCATTGAGCAGGGGCTCGAATAA